From Cucumis melo cultivar AY chromosome 3, USDA_Cmelo_AY_1.0, whole genome shotgun sequence:
ATCCAGAAATACAAAGTGGaggttttaaatttattgggatctaacaattttaaagggTTTTCAAGTCAATTTACTTGAGGTCCTAACATATCATTTTTGTTcctcttcatcttctttcttttcttctcatgGAGGAAAAAGTTTCCTGGTTAATTCTAATATTTTTAtctttatatatacatttgaaatTGTGTATAATTACCCCTGGAGTAATTTGTGTATTTTTCTTGCTACTTTGAATATTTATGATATGAAAAGTATCAGAGAATATTACTCGACTAGTATACTTTGTGTATATTTCGAATGCATtggaaaattattgtaaaagaGAAACtcaaaaaatttaatttcaaaaaataaaaaagagattgTGATCATGGAGTAAACTGTGAATTAGACAAGTgagtaaaaataaatacaaCGACCATCATGTAATCTAAATTAAGTAATTAGAAAGAAGTCAAAAAGTTCGATGGATTGTATCATTcgtatataaataataataataataataataataaatggtAAAGAACCTCTTCAAGGTAGGCCCAATTAGCCATATCATAGCCCATTAACTTAGATTTAAACTTTAGGCCTtctatatacatttttttttctaaaatgtaGCCCTCAACATCTAtaatttatcaaagaaagaaacttgTCACCCCTCACAATTCTCTAATAAAGTATTGCAAATTgacaatttctttttattaaaaacattTAATTGCTTTCATTTTTTACAACCTTAAGAGATGTATGGAATTAGATGCAATCTAGGATTGCAATTAATCAATATTGTTATCAAGATTAACATATTACAAAAAACTGAGTTTGATTCAATAATAGTATTGAAGCCACCTCCATCCTTAAAGGTTGATGGGTTCAATCATCCATATCATATAATTGAGAATTAACCTTCACAATTTGACTATATTTCATTTCTATTAAATATTCAATcgaaataaataaatgaataaatatttttttaaaaaatctaatAACACATAACATGTAATATCACAAGGAACAAATCTATAGTAATTAATCCAAGAGATCTCCCTTTCCAATGACCTATGTATATAATATGAGATTTCTTCCTAGTTCTTAACACTatttttcttgttcttgtaCATTGTTTGTaagttataataattatatatatatatatatatatacacatatatatatgtacatatatatagataaaaactataacaacaaattcatgatgattaaaataaacaaaaacaaaaaaattaaaataaacaaaaacaaaaaaatcacaattatattattgaattgtatgtaataaaaagaataaaaatatccTCCTCAGCATCTCCATGCAGAAGCTGCAATAAGAGCCCTATCTTGCCACCCCAACAACAAGCATCCTTTGTCCTCAGTCAATCTATATCCATCACATGAATACAAACCAAGCAATATTTTTGATTGTGTCACTGCATTACTACTCAACGCCACTCCTTTAAACCCTTTTGCTTCCATTAATTTCCTCCATTTCTCGAGCCTCTCGTGTCGTTCTATCCGCTCCGGTCCTTCACATGCCACGATGTTTCTTATCTCCGGAGCAAATATATATTGTTCCACCTTTGCCCGTTGCGCTGAATCCGGCGGAAATGTTGCGTCCAGTGAGTCGAAAATCGCAGAGTAATAATGTAAAGCTTCAAGAAACCTCCCCAAGAAGTACGGCCCGTTATGGCTTGCTTCTTGTTCAACTAGGGTAACGATATTTGGAGCCTGATCTCGGATCATTCCTAGTAAATTCCCAAGGCTCTTTCCAGGGACACGGTGGAGACGGTTCACAGCATTAACCGCTAGAGCCTCACCAACGCGACGGTTGAACATGTTTGGTTTTAGGGATTCAAGTTGTTCGCCGATTGCATGGAATTCGAAAGGGACGTTGAGAGAATGAGCGAGCTCAGTTAAGCAACGACCAGTCTCTCGAACGGCGTCGATGGAAGGGCCGACACCGGTGATTCGGAGGAAAGGGGAGCCACCGGGGCGAGCGGCTAGGGCTTGCATGAAAGCTGGCCATTGGTAGCCTTGgagaatatcaagatcaatGACATGTACACGTTCTTCAGCTTCAAAGGCTTCAAAGATGGCTTGATTAGCAGTGAAATGAGCAAATTTGACATAAGGACAAGCTTGATAAACAATTTGATAAATCTTGAGAATTTCAAGGGAGTTTTGAGGGAATGGAGGGATTGAAGAAGAGGGTTTCGAGGTTGTGAGAGTGGCAGCAAGACGAGCAGTTAAAGCTTCAGTGAAACAAGAAGCAACTCTTTGCATGGAATCACCAATGGGAGTTACAACTCTATTGAGATGATGAAGATATCTTCTAGCTAACATGTAATCTTCTTTTGCTACTGCTTCTGCACATGCAAGAAGGAGGTGCACCAGTTGAAGTCCACTATCTTGTTCctatatatgttttaaaaaattggatatattaatttacacctctttaaatcaatcataataTATTACCCTATGATTTTGTAGTTGAATTCATATTTCTGAACAAGAAACGGGTAATGAGAGAACAACACAAATGTACCCGAATATCTTTAACTTACGTTGATATATATGTTGACACCTTTATTATACCTTGAAAGTAATATCCTTAATTCAAAAAGGAATGTACAAAAAGATAGATATATCCAATGAGAAAGAACTAAAACCTCCTTTGATGATAATTAACCATTTTGGTTTCAAAATTGTGTttgttttttcataatttttcttacttgtggtttttggtattttctttgtagaaatttgatttctttagctaattttttaaaatgaaaaacaaaaactactttagtttttttagcattaaaaattTAGGTTTGATTTTGAAAACACTTTTAAAATGTAGACAATAAAAAATAGAAGGATAAGATACTTATaggcttaattttaaaaaatagaaaataaaaaactaaataaagtttaaatagttatcaaacaggacaaacttttccttttctctttcttgCTAAAGTATTGTCACGACATTTCTTAACATGATCATTTCATCTGTTTTCCCTATGATTTATTCATTGGTTAAATGCACAAACTTTCAAGTTTAATTAGTGTTCAAAAGGATGTTGTAAGATTAAAGTGATCAACCCTCCCATCTAAGTAATTAAACAGACAGTGATCTTTAACTAATAAATACCTGCTCAGATCCAACAGGAACAGGAGCCATCAAGCTATGGTTGAGCTGATTTTGGGGCTGCTTAGGTGGTGGCAGCAGCGGTAACGACGGTGGTGGCAGCTGCGGCGGATTCTCTTGTCCTTGATCTCCTTGTTGTGGCAATGAGGCAGTTGTAATATTAGAACTTCCAATTTGATTATAGAATTCCCTCTCCACAGTTGATGATTCTTGATTTGATCCACAAATAATATTTGAAGAATTTGGAAGAGCCAAATCCTCAAAAATAATAGGTGGAAGAGAAGAAGTTGATATATCATAATATTGCAATGATTCTCCAATACCTGAAATCTTGCTCATGTTTTGATGATATGTTTCAAATCCTTCTTCCTGATAATCTTCCAATAATTCTCCAATAGTTTGAATTGAATTAGAAGAATTATTATTTCCCTCAATTGCTTGCATATATTGATTGCTTGGTGAATTAAAGACTTTATGAAGTGGACTAAGTCCTTTCCCTTTTTGAACACTACTTGAAGCTCCAACTTGAGAGCAACTCCTTGGAGGAGAACACTGCATCATTGCTTGCCCATAATTGTAGTTATAATAGTTGAAACTCAAGTTTTGAGGCGACGATAAGCTCCGCGCGGGGGACGAGATCATGAAATCGCAATCGAGTTGGTCAGCGAACAAGGAATCCCATACCGAGTTGTCGGGTGATTGGATATCGATATCGCCATCGATGTCGAATTTTGGAGCAGGGAAGTCGAGGCTAGGCGGGGTGAGGGCGGTTTGCTCCAAGTGATCGGAAGAGGATACTGGTGCGGTTTTGGCGGAAACGGAATCCGTAGGGGAAGTAGGGTGAGGAAGATGGTGTTGTTGCTTGGTGGTGCAAGTTGAGGAGGGTTGATCAGTAGTAGTATTAGTACTCTTCCTGGATCCAATGCTTCCACAGAGAGAATTGATCatctttgatttttcttttttggtaatTCTCTAATGAAATTCTCAAACACACACCCAGAAGATTAGAtaaaacaagtttttttttcttctttttttatgagAAAGAAACAAGTTAATTAAAAAGAGGGAATTTTGAtataaaagaaagaactttTGGAAAGAAGGGAGTTTGGTTGTTTATATAATGGTGATGGGATTTTTGTCAGTTAgtagaaagaataaaaaattagggtcttatattattattattattaattattattattattattattattattattattattattaattattattattattattattattattattaattattattattattattattattattattattattattattattattattattattaataataataataataataataataattattattattattattatcatcattataTGGATGAATTATTATATGATTTCATAatcaaaattataattaatttaccTAGATTTTGTTGAGCTGTTTCCTAGAGAAATTaacgttgttttttttttaaactgttTTACTGTCCCTTAAGAGAGTTCAAAAGTCTTAGGTTGTGGGAGTGGGGAAGGCCCAAAATCTCATTTATCTCCCAAACATGGGGCCGGCTGATCATTGGAAGGGAAGATACCCttaatattaaaacaaaaaaaaaaaaaaagtgataaatatagcaaaatttataaCCACATAGATTGCGTAGTACTAAAAATggtctcaataactaactaaaAGATTATGGAGATCAATTCATGTGACAACCTACCGACGACACCTAAATGTCGTAAGGTCAGGCGAATTTACTTAAGAATTAATGTCGGGTCTATTGTTGAATTTGTTATCCATTATAAAACGACCCAAAAAAATTGCCAACTTGGATAAATTATCTTTTCAAAACATTGAAATGGAGATTCGAATCTCTCTAAATCTCTTTGGTCCATAACATATACCGTAATTAGTGGAGGTATATACTTAGAATGTGTTTGAGAAAGATTAACATCAGAAGCATAGTGGTAGTTGTAACTTGTATTTATAAAATTGAGCTCACAAACTTCtagtcctcttctttctccttGCTTCCTTGTACTATCTTGTTTTATCATTAATGAAGCGGGGATAATGAGAATGCTAAAGCGGTGTTCAACTAGTGGAGATGCTCGACTACAcctacttatttatttattgtatctttctcaaaaagaaaattgaCCTCACAAACTAAATTGTAACAACTTGTTGAATCCTTggaagaaatagaaaaaaataatttcgaAACATATAATTGTGACTtccatttatatatatagaaaaggaatgtaacaatagttaattttatgttaattattGTATTCTTGGAATCTTAAAAGGGCAGcgtttattatatatatataatgatatGATTGATTTAAGAGCATATCTAGAATAATTGTAGTTTAACATATAGGACCAAAATAAATATCTAAACTCacgaagaaaaaaaagaaaaaacaataatgtaaattatcaattttggattttctttttaaagttcatgcattttaaaacaattatacaCTGATTAACTTGTTGTttgattaataaaattaattagagAAGGATAATTatcatttaataaaaaatatgtgggagaaactttcctaaatataacaaactatttgaaataataaaattcataaatttagttattttttaaatatttcaagtttgtccttCCAACTTTGTCTCTTGACCgtatttttttaatcttctcCTCTGTAATAATCGTCTGCGTACTTTCTTTTTTAGctccatttttttgtttttagatttgggtaaccaaatctatttctttctatcgtttttattgtttttttttctctattttttagatgtcatgtctttcttcctctttctttctttttctttttatttttttcattcactgcctGCATTGtatatcgtctttcttcttttctttttttacgtttagattagTTTTATGTTTAGATTAGGTAATCAAATCTGATGATATATAAGAATCTTgcaaaaaaattggttagacatttaaattagggtaaccaaaaccaaaagattgtgtataaaaaatattcaaaaaaaaaaattttataccaaattttgaaaaaagaatcgtttaaatttggggccaaatctaaacgattgtatagccaaatttaaacgatcgtgtagccaaatctaaatgatcatataccaaattttgaaa
This genomic window contains:
- the LOC103485711 gene encoding GRAS family protein RAM1-like encodes the protein MINSLCGSIGSRKSTNTTTDQPSSTCTTKQQHHLPHPTSPTDSVSAKTAPVSSSDHLEQTALTPPSLDFPAPKFDIDGDIDIQSPDNSVWDSLFADQLDCDFMISSPARSLSSPQNLSFNYYNYNYGQAMMQCSPPRSCSQVGASSSVQKGKGLSPLHKVFNSPSNQYMQAIEGNNNSSNSIQTIGELLEDYQEEGFETYHQNMSKISGIGESLQYYDISTSSLPPIIFEDLALPNSSNIICGSNQESSTVEREFYNQIGSSNITTASLPQQGDQGQENPPQLPPPSLPLLPPPKQPQNQLNHSLMAPVPVGSEQEQDSGLQLVHLLLACAEAVAKEDYMLARRYLHHLNRVVTPIGDSMQRVASCFTEALTARLAATLTTSKPSSSIPPFPQNSLEILKIYQIVYQACPYVKFAHFTANQAIFEAFEAEERVHVIDLDILQGYQWPAFMQALAARPGGSPFLRITGVGPSIDAVRETGRCLTELAHSLNVPFEFHAIGEQLESLKPNMFNRRVGEALAVNAVNRLHRVPGKSLGNLLGMIRDQAPNIVTLVEQEASHNGPYFLGRFLEALHYYSAIFDSLDATFPPDSAQRAKVEQYIFAPEIRNIVACEGPERIERHERLEKWRKLMEAKGFKGVALSSNAVTQSKILLGLYSCDGYRLTEDKGCLLLGWQDRALIAASAWRC